TCAAAATTGTGGCCTTGCTTCACGATGTTTTAGAAGACAGCGGGCGCTTTAATCTTTCAGACTTTAATTTCCTTGACGACGAGCAAAAAGAAGCGCTATGTTTATTAACTCATAATAAGGCAGTAGATTACTTTGATTATATTAAACAAATTAAGGAAAATAAGATTGCTAGGGAAGTGAAGCTTTCTGATCTAAAAGATAACATGAATTTGACAAGGCTATCCGAAGTGACCGATCAGGATATAAAGCGATACAAAAAATACCAAAAAGCTAAAACTTATCTAGCTAGTTAACCACCGCAAATGTGAACGGTGGTTTTTTTACGTCAATAATCGTGTGCAAATCGTGCGAAAATAGCTAAAAAGGCTGATATATCAATATTTAATCGTGAGTAAATCGTGCGAAATTGATAGTGTAGACGGCTTTATCAAACCTAAAATGCTAACATCGGGATAACATTGGTGTATAATAATAGTGATAAAGGGAGGTTATTTATATGGCTAGAATCAATATTAGAGTTGATGATGATTTAAA
The nucleotide sequence above comes from Aerococcus urinae. Encoded proteins:
- a CDS encoding GTP pyrophosphokinase: MISYIKALIIAAVAHWGQKDKGGHLYFFHPFRVSRGVKNPRVKIVALLHDVLEDSGRFNLSDFNFLDDEQKEALCLLTHNKAVDYFDYIKQIKENKIAREVKLSDLKDNMNLTRLSEVTDQDIKRYKKYQKAKTYLAS